The following coding sequences are from one Dermacentor andersoni chromosome 5, qqDerAnde1_hic_scaffold, whole genome shotgun sequence window:
- the LOC126531841 gene encoding uncharacterized protein NKAPD1-like codes for MFTRAAKELLRNTISSVDHHNRVLEEQEMWRQWELEKGLTMMVSDETLRARQHHTRTPKQSSKRRRSPQQPLPAVSSSSQDRWGHSGYRELYPEEFSPPRIKRRRRSSSHHKRKSRHRKSHHKKASCQEGRRSRSRHRHQRRDSSTSSSSSSDNSSNSNSSDSTSSSDAELVWEERKT; via the exons ATGTTTACGCGCGCTGCGAAGGAACTTCTACGCAACACCATCAGTAGTGTCGACCACCACAACAGG GTTCTAGAAGAACAGGAGATGTGGCGTCAATGGGAGCTGGAGAAGGGTCTCACCATGATGGTGTCAGATGAGACTCTGCGTGCACGACAGCATCACACGCGAACCCCCAAGCAGTCCTCGAAGCGTCGCCGGTCCCCCCAGCAGCCACTGCCAGCTGTCAGCAGTAGCTCTCAAGATAG GTGGGGCCACAGTGGCTATCGGGAGCTCTACCCTGAAGAATTCAGCCCCCCAAGAATCAAGCGGCGTAGACG GTCCTCCAGCCACCACAAGAGGAAGTCGCGTCACCGGAAGTCTCACCACAAAAAGGCCTCCTGCCAGGAAGGCCGTCGCAGCCGGTCACGCCATCGTCACCAGCGTAGGGACTCCTCAaccagcagtagcagcagtagcgACAACAGTAGCAACTCCAACTCCTCAGACAGCACAAGCAGTAGTGATGCTGAACTGGTCTGGGAAGAACGCAAGACTTGA